Genomic DNA from Telopea speciosissima isolate NSW1024214 ecotype Mountain lineage chromosome 2, Tspe_v1, whole genome shotgun sequence:
CTGCTGAAATGTAGAGGCATGTGTTGCCAAGCTGCGTGTGTCTCCAAACTCTTTGGATTGGCTGAAACAACAAAGATGAAGCAAGCTATTGCTAAGGAGTAAAAATATATTGACACCATTTGGTGCAAGATGCACAAAGAATCAATCAAACTGAAAcatgaaggaaagaagagaggtaCAAGGGAGCGTAAATAAAATGAAtgatatttaaataaataatagaataatcaatgaaagaaaaacaaaggctCTGTACAGCAGAGTATATCGCCTATGCAATAATCTTATCAGAAACTTGATCCCTAGAGAATCTCCTACTTGAATGTAAGGAATTACTcattaaataaatttatatACCCCAGAGATTTTATTATCATTTCCTAGATAGCATACTAATAAGAAGTCAAAGAATAACATTATCCTCTAAACCAAAGTCAACATGAGAAAAAGGAACATGATACAAGAAAAGAATAACAAATGCAGATGAAATGAATAAAATAAGCTAACTGTAACTCAGGCCTATTTAGCAGAATCCCCAGTCATGGCATATGCCCAACAATATTCATGACCCTAGGGTAGAAAATGAAATATCAAGCATGGGTAATATTTTCCCAAATACTCAGATCCATTGTGAAGTGCCATACAGTAAGAGAAGATCTTCAGTAACATGGCAGAGGGTATATAATGAACAGGTGGACTCAATATCATAACCAACTGAAAATTACTTAGTCTCCAAGCTCCAAGGGACCCTGTCCACTTGTGAATCAGATGGTAGGAATGGTTCCTAATTATACAATCCAAAATCAGTAGAATAGATGAACCGAAATCAAAATGAAGTTATTCATATTTTTAACATATAAAAACCTCCTGCATTATCCGACATTGCATTTCACCAAAATCAAGAACTATCTCAAAGGAAGAAGGATCCCAGAAGAAACCTAAAACAGGAAAACCTTGGGAGATGAACATGGACACTGCTATGGTTAATGAATACTCACTTGATTGTGGGCAAAGTGTAAGATTAAGTTACTTCTGAATCAAAATATAGGGCAACACATGCACCATATTCAGAAACATTTCATGAAGTAGAAGACAGACCTGCCACATATGATGCATAGCAGACTATCAGCATTCCCTTGTTCCATGTATCTTCTTTGCTGAACTGGGTTCTCATTCAAGTGTTTAGAGAACCTAAGAAAGGCATCATATGCCTTCTGGTTAAACTTCTCAGAGCCTTCCGGTGGTTCAGGCTTTGCTGGAACCCCTTGATCTTCTGATGGGCCAACATCCTGACCATTGAAATCACCATGGCAGTCATCTTGGTTTTTCTTCCGAAATTTGTATGATTTGTACACAGTATTTCTCCTATTTAGAGGATATGGATTATGAAAATTTAAGGGACCGAGTCTCAATCGCTTCTTTACGCTTACTTTTCCAGAACCAACAATACGAGGTTCGATGGGACACCCTCGCGCATGTATAGATAGATCTTGAGAAGGCACCCAATCATCAGATGCAGATACTCTACGGTGTGTAATTCTGTCAAATACCCTCCCAGTCTTTCCATATTGGAAGCGTTTAGTGCACAACCGTTTCGACCATAATAAACCAGTTGAATGTTCACCAGTCCATTGTTCATCACTATCGGTAGACTCCTGAACCTGGCTAGTTGTATTGTCATTACTTGATGATATATATCTGCAATTGTATCTATTCATCTCCTCAACAATGTGGTTTCTATTTATCACCCTTTCAGATACGTCATAAATGTCCAACTCCTCTGCCATTAATCCCCTTTGTGGGCTTACATCAAGCTCATATGTATCTGCATTGCATTCGGACATTGTTGAACTCTTCAAACTTTCCCTGTAAGACAATGGACCAGCAGCTCTTCCAAAACCATAATCTCTATCTGACTGTGAGATATCATTATCATGATCCCTCGACATTCCTGATCTGTACTCCAGATGGCTACTTCTAGAACCCAATATCTTTCTATCTTGCTTTGTTGCCCATGAAGTTCGATTCATATCATAGTAATTTGATGCCAGTTCTCCTTTTGAAGACATATGGTTCCATAATGCATCCTCTGCCATGGTTTTATGAGAACCAACAGCAGCTTCAAGCCTCTCTACAATAGGGTCACTTAAGCTTGGCCTCGCTGAATTATTATTATCAGAGTCCATTCTACCACCTGGACACATATTTCTGCAAAAATTATCAGACAGATATTCCAGTTCAATTTTTCCTCTTCTACCAATTTTAGGATAATTATATTCCTGAGCCTCATACCTAGATGGACTAAGCAGGCTTGACTGGTAGGATGCCATATCTTTTAGTCGCAGCTTAGTgtcctttccaaagaaaagaagtggAGCTTGGCTGTAATCATCATGGTTATAAGCGTCTCTCACATTTTCACCCCTCCTAGCAAATCCATGTGAAGATGGAGGCCTACCACCACCATAAAAACCAAGGAAGTCATCTTTTGAAGGGCCAGATGACGTACTACCAAAGGCCTTAGGATGAGGCAAAGGAATGATATAAGGAGCATCCCTTGAATAGAGCAATGGCttctcttttttataagattctCTTGAAGCTATTTTATCTGGATGTGGATGAACACCATACCGAAAATCCTCAACCTCACGATGGCCAATATCCCCGACAGCTTTGACTGGGGCAACATCAGGAGGCAGAGTAAAGGACGTTCGATACATTCCATCTTCCATGTTCAAAGACTTTGGAATCACCAAACCATTCTCTTCAAGCGCAGAAGAGAAACTGAAATGGAAATCCTTCTCTCTACCAATTCTAGAAATACCAGGGCCACCGCTATCATCGACGAACTTCAGACTGGGTCTTGTTTCAGCATTCGAAAAAACAGGATCAGGCAATAGATATTTCTGGCGGAAACCATCGGATGGACAGTCCTCATTGAACTGTGATCGGTTACCAGACTGGCCGTAAGGGGGTGACCGGGATCTAACGACCCTACAGTCCCTCCCACCATCCAAATGCCTGGCGTAATCTCTTCTCTCGACTGAAGTGCTCCTACGGTCATGGCCCAGACCCCTTTGAGACCTCTCGAGTTCAAGAGGGCTCAAACTCCGAAGACGCTCATCACGCGTGTCTCGACGACGACGTTGTGGACATCGATCAAGGCGCCATTCGGATCGGTGATCCCTTATCTTGGCCGGAGGGGATCGAATTCTCACGTGTCCGGGCCCTCGTGCTCGCATCTTCTACTTATTAGCCAAAGATACTGTCGAACTGCAACTTCCTAGGCAGAGTATGGAATAAGACACTGGTGGTACGGAACTGCAACTTCCTTTGTTTTATCTTCTACATCAACCTTGTAATGTAAAAGATCAAAGCTAACACCATAACAAACCTTAATGGATACTTCAGAATCAGGATTGGCAGCACCAAATAAGACGCTGGTTATAAAGGGGGAAAATTGAAACTAAAcggaaaccctagaaattcagCCAAACTGAAAGACAAAATCCTACCCTACGCAAAAACAGTTACACATTCAATGGATTGCTGCATCTAATGTTCACAAAACTACATAATCCTACCCCTATATAAGCTTCGAGAATTGAATCTATAGATCACAAAATAGGATTAACATGTATCATCCATGACCGgaaagataagagaaaatccGACAGATCACAGACCTTTCCCGACGAAGTATTGGATGCCATTTTCGATCCCGAAAACCTTCCAAAAATTCTTAATTCCTTCGACTCCTTGTTCCAGAAGAGAATTTTCGGCCTTCAGATAACTGTGAAGAATAAGAAGTTAGAAACTGCTTCCCTTTCCTCGAGATATTGAAAATCTAAAGGTTTATTTGGTTATCAGTTATCACCACTCCTTAACTCTCGCGCACGAAATCCTTTTCAAACTCTTCCACGGCTAATTCCATTGCTTTACGGCTCTACATGCATCTGAACCGTTCAATCTGTGTTCCCAAAGTCCCACTCATCGAAGAAGAGATGCTTAAATGATGATTATAGCCATTCGATTGTGTTGAGCAAATTGATCATAATCATCCGATTAGGAACTTCTTGTCCAGATCTGACTGACTCGGACGCTTGATCTGGAACCGACATCTACTCCACGAGGGGCACTGATGCACGGCCGATGAGAACTTGACCCTTATTACACCAAAAGAAGAGCAAGAGACCACCCTCTGGCTGGTAAAAGACGCAGTGCAATGTCATGAGGTCCTGGGGTTTATCCTTGGCCTGAACCGTAAAATGGGACAGGTTAGGAGGTTCCacgttatataaaaaaaaaaaaaaagtttttgtcAAATATTCTCTCAAAATGTCCATTTgtacaaatgcacccctacAACTTTATAATTTCTACGTGCCCTCTTACTTGAAAAACATTGTACGACTTTAGTCCAGTCCTTTAGTCTGGGATGTTAGACATTAGATTCAGAGAATCTAATGACCACAATACCAttatgataaaaacccaccaaaattaaagaataaagtgatcaaattaccctcatcttccccaaattagggtttgaaactgaaaatcgatTTGAGGAAGTTTTGGGTTTAGTCCCTTGCTCTTTAATTATGCAGTCCTCCCTCATTGATTCATCAAAAAACAGTGCATCAGTGAATGAAGTCACGGAGAAGAAGAATGCAGCTGCGGCTGCCACTGCAAATGTGGTATTACAGGGCGTATTCTGTCGAAATGCAGTAGGGAATTTGCTGTTGCAGGTTGGGTTCAACCTTCCAATAACGGTCAAGTATGAAGCATTAAGCTGCTAAGATGTGTGTTAAGACCGAAAAAATTGGTAATGGAGGTGGGAATATAGGAtgaggaaaaaattttgctgctacgtCCATaacaggaatgttcctgctacaaggccagcagccaaggaaatggaataattcactttccctttaggtccataaataccctcctgaaTGAGGATGAGACCTCTCTCATTTCTCAATTGCCATCCTTGTTTCTAGTgccatctcttctccttgtacaaagaaaaatggagaaacgaaaagaaacaaaaaaatgggaaatttTGTCACATTCGCTCCCTGCTTGTTCtcgttttctattttcttttcctttgagtAGGTCATTTTGTTGTCTTTGTTGTTTTGTTGAAGGTGTTCAGTGTAGTACCTTATTTCTCTGCCATAGTCTTATAATTACATTGGATAGGActacataattataaagtaaTGTGACCAAATCCAAATCTTTCCCTAAatagattttcagtttcaaaccctagacgatttggggaagatgtggggaatttggtcactttactctttcattttggtgggtttttatcataaaGGTATTTGGGTCATTAGATTTTTTGAAACTAATGTCTAATGTCGTAGATTAACGGATTGGACTAAAATggtacaatgttttgaaagtagggggcaCATAGAAATTGTAAAGTTgtaggggtgcatttgtacAAATGGGTATTTTGAGGGAGCCATTTGGCAAAaaccccccaaaagaaaagggtAAATGACACCTAGGATACCTAATGTTTGGCTAAATTATAGTATAGATACCCAACGTTTTACATATTGCGTTTGGAATACCTAAATTGGATTATAATTAATCGGTTACtcaatttattttatatttctaattttacccttataaatacttttttttaaaatttttaatataaaaccCTAATGGGACCCACATTACCATccctctcctccttcctcttcctacAACCACCGCCCCAGCCCCAACTGCAACCCACCCTAATCCCACCCGCCTGCAATCCAACCCACCACCATGCCCCACCGTCCGTTGCAATCCCGCTCCCGCTCCACCCTCAAGCCTCTCCCATGTTGTAGGTATTGTCAGATCACAGAGTAGGACTTGAAAACAGAAATAACAAGGCGATTTAACAGAAAACTAAGAGCTCGCTTGATAACCTCATGAGAAACAGTTTCTAGTGTTTTTTCGTTctgagaaacggaaaaacacctaaaaatcaCTTGATAacaaagtgttttttgtgactgtttttggaaacataaatcaaaatttatgctccctggaagacttttgGTAGAACATGTAggacatgttctgtcgtttcttggctgaaaattggaaaaatgtgcccgataaaaactcctatattcgttcactatgctcttttgtaaaattggaaaagtgtgccaaatatatccttttgttaattttttaaaaaaaaaaaaaaaaaaaaaggttttgcttgtttccaagaataggtttaccaagcgagtcaaaaacggtttctcagcacagaaaatgaaaaaactattttgctgtttctcagcacataaccacaatagaaacacccgtaaggttatcaagcgggcactgAGATTATGAAAACTCAAAGTAGCAAAACAATCaaacttaaataaaattaagtgtCAAATTGATAAAAGTAACAAAAACTTAACTTATCACTAGAATCAGAGAGGGATAGAAGAATAAATGTCTGACCTGTTTGAAAACTCAATAAATGGGTCACCACAGGGTATTCCTATTTATAATATGCAAGAACAATGCCATTACTTACCTTTGTTGTTTTCAACCACTAAGATCCTCCTCCTAAAATTGGCTCCTATAGATTTTGCTTCATCATCCCAGTAATCATCCTCCGATCCCCATTCACTATGATCATAGTGTCTGttctaggggtgcaagtttggccctgtcggcccgaagccgccctgagcccgaacaggctCTGGattgagatatttggccttgagggtgggtcaggattggaaatttttggccctgagtcagggtcgggtagggtcagggttgaggcctcaagctAAGTCTGGCctagcccgacccaaccctgttttaagttatactataaaatatatattgatataatatatatatatatatacatattataaactttaaacgtcacccacattttgttatataatatat
This window encodes:
- the LOC122650539 gene encoding uncharacterized protein LOC122650539; protein product: MRARGPGHVRIRSPPAKIRDHRSEWRLDRCPQRRRRDTRDERLRSLSPLELERSQRGLGHDRRSTSVERRDYARHLDGGRDCRVVRSRSPPYGQSGNRSQFNEDCPSDGFRQKYLLPDPVFSNAETRPSLKFVDDSGGPGISRIGREKDFHFSFSSALEENGLVIPKSLNMEDGMYRTSFTLPPDVAPVKAVGDIGHREVEDFRYGVHPHPDKIASRESYKKEKPLLYSRDAPYIIPLPHPKAFGSTSSGPSKDDFLGFYGGGRPPSSHGFARRGENVRDAYNHDDYSQAPLLFFGKDTKLRLKDMASYQSSLLSPSRYEAQEYNYPKIGRRGKIELEYLSDNFCRNMCPGGRMDSDNNNSARPSLSDPIVERLEAAVGSHKTMAEDALWNHMSSKGELASNYYDMNRTSWATKQDRKILGSRSSHLEYRSGMSRDHDNDISQSDRDYGFGRAAGPLSYRESLKSSTMSECNADTYELDVSPQRGLMAEELDIYDVSERVINRNHIVEEMNRYNCRYISSSNDNTTSQVQESTDSDEQWTGEHSTGLLWSKRLCTKRFQYGKTGRVFDRITHRRVSASDDWVPSQDLSIHARGCPIEPRIVGSGKVSVKKRLRLGPLNFHNPYPLNRRNTVYKSYKFRKKNQDDCHGDFNGQDVGPSEDQGVPAKPEPPEGSEKFNQKAYDAFLRFSKHLNENPVQQRRYMEQGNADSLLCIICGSQSKEFGDTRSLATHASTFQQQSRADHRGLLRAICVLMGWNSIVPSGGTWVRADLSHAEASSLKEDLILWPPLVIIHNSSIGNNNPDRRKVIAIEEMEVILKDMGFGGGKTKVCHGSPANQSIMVVKFGPTFSGLQDAERLHNYYYENKRGRQELQRINAHCSYENGNAETVQGDEMEPVLYGYLGIAEDLDKLDFETKKRSLVKSKNNIKAIADAPVKLE